In the Oryza glaberrima chromosome 6, OglaRS2, whole genome shotgun sequence genome, one interval contains:
- the LOC127776474 gene encoding LOW QUALITY PROTEIN: probable protein phosphatase 2C 55 (The sequence of the model RefSeq protein was modified relative to this genomic sequence to represent the inferred CDS: substituted 1 base at 1 genomic stop codon) — MRRHHLVGLLRRAAASSTSAASSRAGPHPSLHAPGPLRNGGSAPRFFSSRGGAGAASKGLGDDEVELYSLLLGVSIGDEGEASSRGPAASRGGRRGRNSKRQPPRSRFDGDGVGCSKDGKLSWGYSSFQGRRPSMEDRLSIKSTTVNGETVSLFGVFDGHGGPRAAEYLKKHLFKNLVKHPKFLKDTKLAINQTFLKTDADFLQSISSDRYRDDGSTAVAAILIGNRLYVANVGDSRAVALKAGKAVPLSEDHKPNKKDERKRIEDAGGIVVSDDIXRVDGILAVSRAFGNRLMKRYVKAEPDIQEKVVDEGLEYLVLATDGLWDVMRNEDAVSLLKAQDGPKAAAMKLTEVARSRLTLDNVTCIVLQFHHGKSTNSK, encoded by the exons atgcggcgccaccacctcgtcggcctcctccgccgcgccgcggcttcgtcgacgtccgccgcctccagccgcgcgGGCCCACACCCCAGTCTCCATGCCCCTGGCCCGCTGCGGAATGGCGGCTCCGCCCCCCGCTTCTTCtcctcgcgcggcggcgccggagctgcTTCGAAGGGCCTGGGCGACGACGAGGTCGAGCTCTACTcgctcctcctcggcgtcaGCATCGGCGACGAAGGCGAGGCATCCTCACGCGGACCGGCTGCCTCGAGGGGAGGCCGGAGGGGGCGGAACTCGAAGCGGCAGCCGCCGAGGTCGAGATTTGACGGCGATGGAGTTGGCTGTAG tAAGGATGGTAAATTGAGCTGGGGATATTCAAGTTTCCAGGGGAGGAGGCCTTCTATGGAGGATCGCTTGAGCATAAAGTCAACCACGGTCAACGGAGAAACAGTCAGCTTATTTGGTGTATTTGATG GTCATGGAGGACCACGTGCTGCTGAATATCTGAAGAAACATCTATTTAAAAACCTCGTGAAGCATCCTAAGTTCCTGAAAGACACAAAGCTCGCTATAA ACCAAACGTTTCTGAAAACTGACGCTGATTTCCTACAGTCGATATCTTCTGATCGTTATAGGGATGATGGTTCAACAGCAGTGGCTGCCATTTTGATTGGCAACCGCCTATATGTAGCTAATGTTGGTGATTCACGTGCCGTTGCTCTAAAAGCCGGAAAAG CTGTCCCACTGTCTGAAGATCACAAACCTAACAAAAAAGATGAGCGAAAGAGAATTGAGGATGCTGGAGGCATTGTTGTTTCAGATG ATATATGAAGGGTTGATGGAATTCTGGCAGTGTCCCGTGCATTTGGCAATCGTTTAATGAAGCGCTATGTTAAAGCAGAACCAGACATTCAG GAAAAAGTGGTCGATGAAGGCTTGGAATACCTGGTTCTTGCTACTGATGGGCTTTGGGATGTCATGCGAAATGAG GACGCTGTTTCTCTTTTGAAAGCACAAGATGGTCCTAAAGCGGCAGCCATGAAGCTCACGGAAGTCGCCCGCTCTCGGCTTACCTTAGATAATGTCACATGCATTGTGCTGCAGTTTCACCATGGAAAATCAACCAACAGCAAGTGA